Genomic window (Lewinellaceae bacterium):
AAACGAACTTAAAATTCTCCTCGTAAATCTCCGTCATGGCCTTGGCAGTGGCCATCAGGCGGAACCCCTTGACAAGCACCTCTTTAGAAATTCCGGTTTTGGCTTTGATCATGGTTTGGTTAGGTTTTATTGGCCTCTTTCAGGCTTTGTAAAGGCGATAGTCTGTAATGAGAACAACGGGAATAGGAGCCGGGTTTGGAGCATTCGCGCCTTCTGTCAGTCTTCGGAGGGAAAATCCGGCAATTGGCGTAAGTTCCTCACATAGCGTTCGTTGTCGTAGGGCTTATTGTGTTTCATGACGTTGAATAGCTCGGCGGCTACACACTGGGCGATCAGTATCCGGGCATCGGCGTCGGAGTATCCCTCCTGCACGAGCCGGTCAAGCGTTTGCTTCGTCTCAGGAGGGTCGTTGCTCGTCAGCTGGTTGCTGACGATCTCCAGGAATTGCTGCTTGAGCATGTCATTAGGCTTCATCAGGCTTTCTGTTTTAGCTTTTTTAGCGCCTCCACCGTGAAATCAGAGAGCACCAGGCGGCCGCTCATGGCGGCGCGTTCCTCCAGCAAGCTTCGCCAGTTTTCCGTGCCTTCCCAGAATACCTGCTTGAGCAGGCGGATGGCTTCGGGGTTGGAAGACGCCAGTTTTTCCGCCAGATGAGCGATATAGGCGTCCATTTGCCCGGCGGTTTCGAACACTTCATTGAACAACCCCTTTTCCTTGGCCCACTGCGCGGTTTGCCATTCGGTGGCGTTAATGGCCAGGTGCGTCATGGCCGATTTGCCCATTTTGCGTTCTACCGCTGGCCCCACCACAAAGGGCCCGATGCCGATGGCCAACTCGCTGAGCTTCACCGAAGCCCATTTGGTGGCAATGGCGTAGTCGGTAGCGGCGCACAGGCCGACTCCCCCTCCTACTGCCTTGCCCTGTATGCGCCCAATGATGAACTTCGGGCATTCGCGCATCGCGTTGATGACGTTGGCGAAGCCCATGAAGAACCGCTTGCCGATTTCGAAATCCTGAATCGAGATCAGCTCGTCGAAACTGGCGCCGGCACAAAAGGTCCGTTCGCCCTCGCTTTGTAAGATAATTATTTTTACGGACTCCTTTTGCCCTGCCTCCGTTATGGCATCCGAAAGCCGGCTCAGCAAATGGCCGGGAAGGGAGTTGTGGGCAGGATGCCCGAAAGTGATGGTGGCAATACTGTTTTCTACAGCGGTGTGAACAGAACCTAATTTGGTTTTATCCTGCATTGGCCTTTGAATTACGAATGAATGTTCGTTAGCAAAGATAAGGGATTATCCTTGAAATGCAAGGGTTGGGTTCATGGGTTTTTGCCCGGCCGAGGGACAAAGACGGGCATGGGTTCGTGTGGATACGGGAACCATGAAACCATGGCACAATTTAACCATGTAACCATAGGCCAGCGCAACCCTGAACTCACTTCTTCTTCTCCCCCATCAACCCTCCGGCGATCAGGTTAAAGATAGCCAGGATGATGGCGAAGATGATCGCCCAAAACAGGCCGTCGACCGAAAAACCCGGGAGCAGCCAATCGACCAGCAAGACCATCGCTCCGTTAATTACCAGAAGGAAAAGCCCCAGGGTAATGAGGGTGATGGGCAAAGTGAGGATGGTCAGGACCGGCTTGATGAAGAAATTGACAAAGCCCAGCAGCAAAGCCACCAGAATGGCTTCCATATAACCGGCTACCGCTATGCCGGGCAGGATTTCGGCCGCCAGGTAAACCAGCAAGCCGTTGACGAGCAGGGAGATGATGAATCGCATGTTATCGTTTTTTCTTTAAATGTATTCCTTCCTTCATTCCTTCATTCGGCCGGAACCGCTCAATATTGCGGATCATTCTGTTAAAGATAAGAAAATGGAACGGCAATACCAGATACCAATACAAGCGGCCCCATATTCCGGATGGCCGAAAGGTCGCCTTTTGGTGGAGCAGGTTTCTGCCCTCCTCCTCAGTGATGTGAAATTCCAGCCAGGCCTCTCCCGGAAGCTTCATCTCGGCGTATAGCAGCAGGCGCTTTTCTTTCAGGTCGGCCACCAACACCCGCCAGAAATCCAGGGCGTCTCCGGCTTGAATGTTTTGCGGGTGGGTACGCCCCCGGCGAAGGCCGATGCCTCCTACCATTTTGTCGAGCAAGCCCCGGAGTTTCCAAAGGATATTGCCATAGTACCAACCGCGCTCGCCCCCGATGGCCATTACATTGCTCCATGCCTGTTCTACCGAATTGTGTTCGATGGCCACCTGCTTCCTGTCCTCAAAACACCCGTGTTCCGGAACTTCGACGTACTGGCTCAACGAGCCTTTCTCCGAGCTGGAAACCAGGGAATCCTTCCAACTGGAAACCACCATGTTCTGTTGCATCTTGTCAAAGGCCAATTGCACCGCCTCCCGGTAGCCGATGGGATCAATCCCCAGTTTTTGCGCCAGCCGGTTATCCCGGCAGATCACATCTATCTTCATGCTGTTCACCAGGTTGACCGCCAGCTCATAGGTAGTGGAAGTGACGAAGTACAGCCAGTAGGAGGACAGGCGGGGCGTCATAACCGGAACCGTGAAGATGAACCGTTTCAGGCCGCGGACGCCGGCGTACCCCAGAAGCATTTCCTTGTAGGTCAGGATGTCGTTGCAGCCGATATCGAAGTTTTGGTTGTAGCAATCCTCGCGCAGCATAACGCCGGTCAGAAACTGGATTACGTCGCGGATGGCGATCGGCTGACAGCGCGTATCGAGCCAGCGGGGCGCCACCATGACCGGCAGCTTCTCCACCAGGTCGCGGATGAGCTCAAAAGAAGCGCTGCCCGAACCGATGATGATGCCGGCGCGCAGGGCTGTAAGCGGCACGGTACTTTCGTTGAGGATTTCCTCTACCCGCAGCCGGGATTCCAGGTGGTTGGACAGTTGATCGTTGTTGACGATGCCGGTGAGGTAGATGATTTGCCGGCAGGAAGATTGCTCCATGTAGCGGCGAAAATTCCAGGCCGATTTTTCTTCCAGCGATTTGAAATCATTGATGGATGCCGACATGGAGTGGATCAGGTAGTAGGCCACGTCAAATTCCAGTGGAGCGGATTGGAT
Coding sequences:
- a CDS encoding phage holin family protein, giving the protein MRFIISLLVNGLLVYLAAEILPGIAVAGYMEAILVALLLGFVNFFIKPVLTILTLPITLITLGLFLLVINGAMVLLVDWLLPGFSVDGLFWAIIFAIILAIFNLIAGGLMGEKKK
- a CDS encoding SDR family oxidoreductase, yielding MRILLTGATGYIGKRLLPVLLEEGHDVICCVRNAANYKLKRGWEGRVSVFEVDFLEEVGIQSAPLEFDVAYYLIHSMSASINDFKSLEEKSAWNFRRYMEQSSCRQIIYLTGIVNNDQLSNHLESRLRVEEILNESTVPLTALRAGIIIGSGSASFELIRDLVEKLPVMVAPRWLDTRCQPIAIRDVIQFLTGVMLREDCYNQNFDIGCNDILTYKEMLLGYAGVRGLKRFIFTVPVMTPRLSSYWLYFVTSTTYELAVNLVNSMKIDVICRDNRLAQKLGIDPIGYREAVQLAFDKMQQNMVVSSWKDSLVSSSEKGSLSQYVEVPEHGCFEDRKQVAIEHNSVEQAWSNVMAIGGERGWYYGNILWKLRGLLDKMVGGIGLRRGRTHPQNIQAGDALDFWRVLVADLKEKRLLLYAEMKLPGEAWLEFHITEEEGRNLLHQKATFRPSGIWGRLYWYLVLPFHFLIFNRMIRNIERFRPNEGMKEGIHLKKKR
- a CDS encoding enoyl-CoA hydratase/isomerase family protein, with amino-acid sequence MQDKTKLGSVHTAVENSIATITFGHPAHNSLPGHLLSRLSDAITEAGQKESVKIIILQSEGERTFCAGASFDELISIQDFEIGKRFFMGFANVINAMRECPKFIIGRIQGKAVGGGVGLCAATDYAIATKWASVKLSELAIGIGPFVVGPAVERKMGKSAMTHLAINATEWQTAQWAKEKGLFNEVFETAGQMDAYIAHLAEKLASSNPEAIRLLKQVFWEGTENWRSLLEERAAMSGRLVLSDFTVEALKKLKQKA
- a CDS encoding DUF1841 family protein; its protein translation is MKPNDMLKQQFLEIVSNQLTSNDPPETKQTLDRLVQEGYSDADARILIAQCVAAELFNVMKHNKPYDNERYVRNLRQLPDFPSED